In a genomic window of Triticum dicoccoides isolate Atlit2015 ecotype Zavitan unplaced genomic scaffold, WEW_v2.0 scaffold37055, whole genome shotgun sequence:
- the LOC119346025 gene encoding putative germin-like protein 2-1 gives MASKFFLLSLLALSASRALASDPGQLQDFCVADRTSQVFVNGFACKDPKTAVVEDFYFSGLHMAGNTSNKQGSIVTAVNVAQIAGLNTLGVSLARVDYAPYGQNPPHLHPRATEILTVLEGSLYVGFVTSNPGNKLFSKVLNKGDVFVFPQGLIHFQFNIGNNEAIAIAALSSKNPGVITIANAVFGSKQTISDDILAKAFQVDKNIVEHIQAQF, from the exons ATGGCTTCAAAGTTCTTCCTCCTTTCCCTTTTGGCTTTGTCAGCTTCTCGTGCTCTTGCCTCTGACCCGGGCCAGCTTCAGGATTTCTGCGTCGCTGACAGGACATCTCAAG TTTTTGTCAATGGATTCGCATGCAAAGACCCAAAGACCGCAGTGGTAGAGGACTTCTACTTCTCTGGCCTCCACATGGCCGGGAACACGAGCAACAAGCAAGGCTCCATTGTGACTGCAGTTAACGTGGCACAGATTGCTGGGCTGAACACTTTGGGTGTCTCATTGGCTCGTGTTGATTATGCACCCTATGGTCAAAACCCACCGCACCTTCACCCTCGTGCAACCGAGATCCTGACAGTGTTGGAGGGCTCACTCTATGTTGGTTTCGTGACTTCTAACCCCGGGAACAAGTTGTTCTCAAAAGTTTTGAACAAAGGGGACGTTTTTGTGTTTCCGCAAGGGCTGATTCACTTTCAGTTCAACATTGGAAACAACGAAGCGATAGCCATTGCAGCGCTGAGCAGTAAGAACCCTGGTGTGATCACCATAGCCAATGCGGTTTTTGGATCCAAGCAAACCATCTCAGATGATATCCTGGCCAAAGCCTTCCAGGTGGACAAGAACATCGTAGAGCATATCCAAGCTCAATTCTAG